One part of the Leclercia sp. LSNIH1 genome encodes these proteins:
- the phnH gene encoding phosphonate C-P lyase system protein PhnH produces MTLHPAFTLAVQDAQHSFRRLLKAMSEPGVIVSLHQLKHGWQPLNLATTSVLLTLADNDTPVWLSGSVSNDIVSSNLRFHTSAPLVEQPQQAVFAVADEQIGHEQLNALSEGTAVAPETSATLILQVSSLSGGRMLRLTGAGIAEERMVAPQLPECIIHELTERPHPFPLGIDLLLTCGERLLAIPRTTHVEVC; encoded by the coding sequence ATGACACTTCACCCCGCTTTTACCCTTGCCGTGCAGGATGCCCAGCACAGTTTTCGTCGTCTGCTGAAAGCGATGAGCGAGCCGGGCGTCATCGTCTCGCTGCATCAGCTTAAGCATGGCTGGCAGCCGCTGAACCTCGCCACCACCAGCGTGCTGCTGACCCTGGCCGATAACGACACCCCGGTCTGGCTGTCGGGCTCCGTCAGCAACGATATCGTCAGCAGCAACCTGCGTTTTCATACCAGCGCCCCGCTGGTGGAGCAGCCGCAGCAGGCGGTGTTCGCCGTCGCCGACGAGCAGATCGGCCACGAGCAGCTCAACGCCCTGAGCGAGGGCACCGCCGTGGCGCCGGAGACCAGCGCCACCCTGATTTTGCAGGTCTCCAGCCTGAGTGGCGGACGCATGCTGCGCCTGACCGGGGCCGGCATCGCCGAGGAGCGGATGGTCGCCCCGCAGCTGCCGGAGTGCATCATTCACGAGCTGACCGAGCGCCCGCACCCGTTCCCGCTGGGGATCGACCTGCTGCTGACCTGTGGCGAGCGCCTGCTGGCAATCCCGCGAACCACCCACGTGGAGGTGTGCTGA
- the phnG gene encoding phosphonate C-P lyase system protein PhnG: MHFDTSTRQHWMAVLAHSQPAALAARMSALSLSPAYELIRAPETGLVQIQARMGGTGARYFAGDATLTRAVVRLASGTLGYSYLLGRNKPHAEQCAVVDALLQEAPHFQALMETVIAPLEADRAARLAARQAEVNTSRVDFFTLVRGDNA, translated from the coding sequence ATGCATTTCGATACCTCCACCCGCCAGCACTGGATGGCGGTGCTCGCCCACAGCCAGCCTGCGGCGCTTGCCGCGCGGATGTCGGCGCTGAGCCTGTCGCCCGCTTATGAACTGATCCGCGCGCCTGAAACCGGACTGGTGCAGATCCAGGCGCGGATGGGCGGCACCGGGGCACGTTACTTTGCTGGCGATGCCACCCTGACCCGCGCCGTAGTGCGGCTTGCCAGCGGCACCCTCGGCTACAGCTACCTGCTCGGGCGTAACAAACCCCACGCCGAGCAGTGCGCCGTTGTGGACGCCCTGCTGCAGGAAGCCCCCCATTTTCAGGCCCTGATGGAAACCGTTATTGCCCCGCTGGAAGCCGACCGCGCCGCACGCCTTGCCGCCCGTCAGGCCGAAGTGAACACCAGCCGGGTCGACTTCTTTACGCTCGTTCGCGGAGACAACGCATGA